In Plasmodium vivax chromosome 14, whole genome shotgun sequence, the genomic window GGTTACCATTTTCGCGCCTCTCCCCTGTTCAATCTGTCTGGTCATACTGAATGGACGCGCACTATACGAACTGCGCTGTGAAAAGCTGCCATTAACGTCAGGCCCCCCAGTGTTCTTCTCAAACCCATTTGACTGGAAAAagggttcattttttccacttctctTTTCTGTGTAGTGCGGGCACCAACTTTTGCTATTGCAGTTAGGTAAGCAGACATGCTCCTCTGGCAAGCCCTTTTTTAAGTACTCACTCTTTTCTTTGTTACCTCTCTGTTTTGCACATTTTACAGCAGAGTGGcagttattatttttgcacacatgtgttcCTTCTTTATGTGGTAAACGTTCTGTGACGCCCATGTGATAGTCACGTGGTAACTGGTCGTTATGTTTTTTGTTCcgattttccattttttcttcatctaaAGGGGAACAATATGCGCAACTGTTAGCATCGCTTTGAGTTTTGTTCGCGTGGGTGCAACCGTTTCTGGGTCCCTTGGTGGTCACTTCATCTGCATCGACCATGCTGCGAGCGCTTCTGCCAACTTCATCCTGGACGCTTCTATTCGTGCCGCTGTCCTTGCTCTTCCCCCTGGTGTAATACCTGCCTTCACTTGTGCGGTCCTCCCCACCGTTGATCCGACTGCTGCTGCGGTTGCCACGGATGTCATTACTTCCATCATTGTTACCACTTTGGTTGTTCCTATTCCCCCGTGCCGTTTCTCCCTCCCGGTTTGTCCTCCTTCCTTTGGGTGCAAAATCTTGCGCACTTGTGAAGCGgcccaaacggggggaacTTCCTTTTGAGGTGGTCTCCCCACCTTCCCCTCTATTAACATTACCGCCTTGGTTATAAGCTAATCTGTACGAGGCTGCACTTTTTGTCCTCTCTCCGTTTATCAAATTTGCGGGCATACGATTTGACGAATGAAGGTCCCGGGGGGGGAACCCCTTCTCCTCATGGTAGTGGCCAACATTCCGCATCCTAACGGTAGTTCCTCCAGCATTATTATTAGCAGCATGCATGTCGCACGTCGCCTTGTCGTCATCGTATGAAAGGGTACCTCCTTCTACTCTCCCATTTTCAATCATATTTCTCATTTCCTTCTCATTGAATTGTGACATACCATGTAATGGCTGCCTCTTCCTATAAAGAGCCTCATTAGTGGAAAAATCGTTGTACTTATGCGTGTTGTATTTTGGTGAGCCTGTCTGGGTTTTCTCCTTGTGGATCACTGGGACTAGGCGGCTGTTCCTTTCTGCACTTGGATGCTCCCTACTACTGGGCAGACTCTTTTCGCATTTTACAAATACCCTATTCGTGCTTCCTTCGTCATGCGGACAGGTCATACATTTCGAGGGGGTATAGTTCTGCGCATGTTCGTGGTGCCTGCACTTCTTCTtgtcttcttcgtcttcgaAATGTTCACAGCCGTTCATCGTGCGGTGCGTAAAATGTTTGTGCGTTTCGGGGCAGTTCCTACTCCCGTTTGAGTGACCTTGGAAAAATTTACCCCCGTTTGAGTGGCCTTCTTGGAAAAATTTACCCCCGTTTGAGTGTCCCTCTGGGTAATTTTTACTCCTCGCTGCGTGCCCTTCTGGGCAATTTCTACGCATGCTCTTGTGCGCACTCCCGCTGGGGGCAACGTGCCCCGGATAGCCCCGAATCAGCGTCTCCGACTTGACTCTGAAAACTTCTTCATTGGGGTAGTAAACCATTTGCCTGTCCAAAACGGTCCTGCTGTAGGCATGCTGGTCTGCCCTTTCTACGCCCATCTGAACAGCATCCTTCTGTGTAAGGCCACATATGGccctattttttgcttccaccCTGTTGACAGTAATGCTCATATTGTTGCTCCTACTGAGGAGGTTCTTTTCCCCCGATTGGGTCATCTTCACAATTCTGTTGTTATCCTCTCTCCCGTAATTATTTGACGAAATGTGCGAATCTGCACTGTGTGGGTTGAAGTTATGCCTACTCTCGTTGGACATTGGCAGCCGcgcattttgttcttcaccaCTTCTTAGCTGGCATCTGTTTTGGGGGACAACCATTTTGATCATATGGTCTGAGTTACTCTCGGACATCTCTTTACGTTCATTGCTCCAGTTGGGGCGCATGTAACTTCCTGCAGCTCCCGCATTATGGGCATTTTCAcactgttcatttttttcgattATACGGCCATCGTACGGGGCAGAATTATGCCTGGGGATTGTGCCTACCAACGGGGGGTCCTTATATTCGTTTACGTTTCTCATGTTAGGGGGTATCCCTTCACAGTTGCTTCTACTTGATCTTGCTTCCTCACCATTGCATTTCTCCATTTCGCCGTTTTTCTGATTGGATACACCCGATTCTATAGTGCTGTCCGTTCTGTGGGAATAATTCTCTTGAACTGACTTTTCCCGTGGGATGGTGCCGTCCCCATCGCATTTTCCACTCCCGTTTCGCTTGCAGTAGTTGTCAGGGTGGCTCGTTCCGCTGCCGTTGCCAGATCTTGGCTGGTTCCTCTCCGATTTTGCATTACTTTCCCCATCTGCACCCTTTTCCAGGTGAAT contains:
- a CDS encoding hypothetical protein, conserved (encoded by transcript PVX_122965A), whose translation is MSHNNTTVFLFTVQGILASLTCGLCCLIYAYCCNTKNERNRNKRTISKVNGDAYAEGATTAFKKSKVEKEEGSKSAHEDAAIHLEKGADGESNAKSERNQPRSGNGSGTSHPDNYCKRNGSGKCDGDGTIPREKSVQENYSHRTDSTIESGVSNQKNGEMEKCNGEEARSSRSNCEGIPPNMRNVNEYKDPPLVGTIPRHNSAPYDGRIIEKNEQCENAHNAGAAGSYMRPNWSNERKEMSESNSDHMIKMVVPQNRCQLRSGEEQNARLPMSNESRHNFNPHSADSHISSNNYGREDNNRIVKMTQSGEKNLLSRSNNMSITVNRVEAKNRAICGLTQKDAVQMGVERADQHAYSRTVLDRQMVYYPNEEVFRVKSETLIRGYPGHVAPSGSAHKSMRRNCPEGHAARSKNYPEGHSNGGKFFQEGHSNGGKFFQGHSNGSRNCPETHKHFTHRTMNGCEHFEDEEDKKKCRHHEHAQNYTPSKCMTCPHDEGSTNRVFVKCEKSLPSSREHPSAERNSRLVPVIHKEKTQTGSPKYNTHKYNDFSTNEALYRKRQPLHGMSQFNEKEMRNMIENGRVEGGTLSYDDDKATCDMHAANNNAGGTTVRMRNVGHYHEEKGFPPRDLHSSNRMPANLINGERTKSAASYRLAYNQGGNVNRGEGGETTSKGSSPRLGRFTSAQDFAPKGRRTNREGETARGNRNNQSGNNDGSNDIRGNRSSSRINGGEDRTSEGRYYTRGKSKDSGTNRSVQDEVGRSARSMVDADEVTTKGPRNGCTHANKTQSDANSCAYCSPLDEEKMENRNKKHNDQLPRDYHMGVTERLPHKEGTHVCKNNNCHSAVKCAKQRGNKEKSEYLKKGLPEEHVCLPNCNSKSWCPHYTEKRSGKNEPFFQSNGFEKNTGGPDVNGSFSQRSSYSARPFSMTRQIEQGRGAKMVTKSEISDGIYPLTDDNAEYDGVESRSGNVSGVRSGNVSGVRSGNVSGVRSGNVSGVRSGNVSSVRSGNVRSVRSGNERSPLSGNESGLLSVNERDHRSGGEEQKGRPNKRGEKTVPVPVSNDEVASGRKRRTKGTKRRGTNSKGERDNQSNTPLLTKEYERQLRQKEPSEYKSSQEINQIIHAYLQNSKKEYNYSRSDKSERDVNHLTGKYTPEGMHSREDVIPSGKSKQRDSNDNMSYNSYHTRGIGNKKGKHRRDKTAHLAEGERTNSKRSTASGSKHEKDEQTDQEEKIAEEDTSTRRDRIKNKNIRVKREKSDSKVPIKEEKDLRSGSQTVRRSARMKSEKYKKKKKSIDSDMHVDTPNEQEEPQSESSKKKQSSVTTDNEVVEKKKKKMSKTKTMELKIFRDKNALREKENLKRTNEKYQEIDEYRCASGFVHFIIEHIQNKKDKENFDDLLKYILKLINIYKIKTIDFVEAFLLLETINVNIIREYPIEEWILVTFHFLKGNTTEQNFNLTIKSLKLNNLVIGNVTASFYMNKKTIRMTDRNMNRILTILSNVVRRRSSRIKTFKRPNEERKDGKDAKKGTDQQKDELLGSCWQPVEGGK